TGGTAGACGCCGTTGGGGCCCGACACGAGGCTCCCGCCATTGAAGCACATCAGCCAGATGGAGCTGCCGTCCGGATCCCCCGTGACCTCGGCCGCGCCGACGGAGACGACCGCGTCGTTGCAGTTCGTGCCGCCAACCGCTCTGCCGCCATCGGGGATGCCAAGGCTGAACGCGCCGGCGTCACCGGTGAAGGCGACGTTCCCGAGTCCGCTGCCTGCCGGCGTGCCGTTCGCCACGCAGACCCGCAGCGTGCCGGTCTGGACCGTGGGGCTGCACGGCCCCATGAAGTCCAGCTCGTGTCCCGCCTTCGGCGTGCCGTTGTTCAGGAAGTGCCCATTGAGCCCGCCGACGGCGATCGTGAGCTCGATGTAGTGCGTGGTGCCGGCGCGGCCGGCGGCGTGACAGATCGTGACCTTTGGTGCTCCGCCGGCGGCGAGCGATGCGGCGCCGGGCTGGAGGGTCGGGGGTGAGACCGAGTCACCGCACGCGACGGTGATGGCGGTGGCTACGGCGGAGAGCGCGTAGAGGGCGAGTCGGACGGGACGCATCGGTGGGACCTCCAGCGGGGTGGGGACCTCTGCGTCGCACCGGGGAGGTGCGACGCCACAGCGCGTCGGACATCGACTTCATGACGGTAGCGTGACGGTGTCAGCCATGCGCGAAACCCGCAAGGGTCGGCTGAGCCCGCGTTAGGCAGCCCCAGCCATATCAGGGGCGGAGCTGCCCCCGCGCCCGCGCCGCCGCGTCGAGCGAGTCGTAGACGGCCTTCCGCCACAGCGTACGCGGCGCGATCTCGGGGCCGAGCTCGAGCAGGGCATCCGTGGCCCGATCGTAGCGCGGCCAGCGCGGCAGCCGACCCCCGTTCGGCGGCCCGTTCGGGTCGGCGCTCGTCGCGAAGCTGACCCAGTAGTCGCTCATCGCCTCGGCGAGCGTGGAGTCGTATGCGGCGCGGCCGGCCGAGGCCTGCAGCGGATGCGGACGGCCGAACACGAACGTGATCTCCGAGCTGTGGTACGCGCCGCGCGCCCGGCTCGCGCTGTCCTCGCCGACGCGCGAGTAGATGTAGAGCCACGTCGGCACGCGCGTCGACGCGAGGCGCCCGAACGTGCGCGAGGGCGCGCCCATCCACTCGTCCCCCTCGTCGCGGTTGCTGCCGACGATCACGGGCACCCGGTTCGCCGTGCCTAACGACAGCGCCGAGTCCACCGGGTGCGGCAGCACCCAGCCATCGACGACCGGCCAGTGCACCGGCGTGCCGGGGCGCGCCAGCCGTCCCGACGCGGCGAGCACGCTCTCGGCGCTCGCCGCGCGGAGCCGCGCCAGCGCGTCGGCGCCGTCGCCGTGGATGCCTAACGAATCGGCGAGCTGCCGCCCGGTCGCCTCGCCCTCGCTCAGCCGCGAGATGCCGACGCCGACGCCGGTGCCGCTCTCCATGATCGCGCGCTGGAACAGCCCCGCGGCGAGCGGCGACGCGACGAGCGACCCGACGCTCATGCCGCCCGCGC
This DNA window, taken from Gemmatirosa kalamazoonensis, encodes the following:
- a CDS encoding carboxylesterase/lipase family protein → MRTSHRRLAVALAPIAACLAIAARPLAAPAPRVTVDTGVLEGTVDSASDVLVFRGVPYAAPPVGAGRWRPPRRAARWTGVRKADRLGHNCMQGQPYADIDPYAAGVSEDCLYLNVWTTSLGGRRPVMVWIHGGGFFAGFGGEERHDGAPLARKGVVVVTLNYRLGPFGFMAHPALAAESPHHSAGNYGLLDQIAALQWVKRNIARFGGDPSRVTIFGESAGGMSVGSLVASPLAAGLFQRAIMESGTGVGVGISRLSEGEATGRQLADSLGIHGDGADALARLRAASAESVLAASGRLARPGTPVHWPVVDGWVLPHPVDSALSLGTANRVPVIVGSNRDEGDEWMGAPSRTFGRLASTRVPTWLYIYSRVGEDSASRARGAYHSSEITFVFGRPHPLQASAGRAAYDSTLAEAMSDYWVSFATSADPNGPPNGGRLPRWPRYDRATDALLELGPEIAPRTLWRKAVYDSLDAAARARGQLRP